The following are encoded in a window of Panicum virgatum strain AP13 chromosome 5N, P.virgatum_v5, whole genome shotgun sequence genomic DNA:
- the LOC120674062 gene encoding TBC1 domain family member 13-like isoform X2: MASSPSSPPPAPPPDFEISRQSRIFAALSKKVIDLDELRMLAAQGVPDAAGVRSTVWKLLLGYLPNDRSLWEQELAKKRSQYAAFKDEFLSNPVETARQVEREGNNNDNAEHVENGLLHRSEVTQEEHPLILGKTSVWNNFFEYTEIMEQIDRDVKRTHPDMHFFCGDSSFAKSNQKFAEADSFFCFVELLSGFRDNFCQKLDNSAVGIRGTLAKLSQLVAKYDAELQHHLEITTEVNPQFYAFRWITLLLTQEFNFADTIHIWDTLLSDPDGPQETLLRICCAMLILVRKRLLAGDFTSNLKLLQNYPPTNISHLLYVANKLH; encoded by the exons ATGGCGAGCTCGCCGAGCtctccaccgccggcgccgccgccggatttcGAGATCTCGCGGCAGTCCCGCATCTTCGCGGCG CTGTCCAAGAAGGTGATAGATCTCGATGAGCTGAGGATGCTGGCCGCTCAGGGCGTCCCGGATGCGGCCGGAGTCCGTTCGACAGTGTGGAAG CTGCTACTGGGCTATCTGCCCAACGATCGCTCGCTGTGGGAGCAGGAGCTGGCAAAGAAGAGATCACAGTACGCAGCTTTCAAAGATGAGTTTCTTAGCAACCCT GTAGAAACAGCGCGGCAAGTGGAAAGAGAAGGCAACAACAACGATAATGCAGAGCATGTTGAGAATGGGTTGCTCCACAGGTCAGAGGTAACCCAAGAGGAGCACCCTTTGATCCTTGGGAAGACCAGTGTTTGGAACAATTTTTTTGAG TACACGGAGATTATGGAACAAATTGACCGCGATGTAAAGCGGACACACCCTGACATGCACTTCTTCTGTGGTGATTCATCTTTTGCAAAGTCCAATCAG AAATTTGCAGAAGCAGATTCATTCTTTTGCTTCGTTGAGTTGCTTAGTGGGTTTAGAGACAACTTCTGCCAGAAACTTGACAACAGTGCTGTTGGCATTCGAGGTACACTTGCGAAATTATCACAACTTGTAGCAAAATATGATGCAGAACTCCAGCACCATTTGGAAATAACGACAGAA GTTAATCCCCAGTTCTATGCATTCAGATGGATAACGTTGTTGCTGACCCAGGAGTTCAACTTTGCCGATACTATTCATATATGGGACACACTATTGAGCGATCCTGACGGTCCCCAG GAAACCTTGCTCAGAATATGCTGCGCAATGCTGATCCTTGTCCGGAAGCGGCTCTTGGCCGGCGATTTCACCTCGAACCTCAAGCTCCTGCAGAACTACCCGCCAACAAACATCAGCCACCTGCTGTACGTCGCGAACAAGCTGCACTGA
- the LOC120674062 gene encoding TBC1 domain family member 13-like isoform X1 — MASSPSSPPPAPPPDFEISRQSRIFAALSKKVIDLDELRMLAAQGVPDAAGVRSTVWKLLLGYLPNDRSLWEQELAKKRSQYAAFKDEFLSNPVETARQVEREGNNNDNAEHVENGLLHRSEVTQEEHPLILGKTSVWNNFFEYTEIMEQIDRDVKRTHPDMHFFCGDSSFAKSNQESLKNVLLIFAKLNAGIRYVQGMNEILAPLFFVFRSDPDDKNAKFAEADSFFCFVELLSGFRDNFCQKLDNSAVGIRGTLAKLSQLVAKYDAELQHHLEITTEVNPQFYAFRWITLLLTQEFNFADTIHIWDTLLSDPDGPQETLLRICCAMLILVRKRLLAGDFTSNLKLLQNYPPTNISHLLYVANKLH, encoded by the exons ATGGCGAGCTCGCCGAGCtctccaccgccggcgccgccgccggatttcGAGATCTCGCGGCAGTCCCGCATCTTCGCGGCG CTGTCCAAGAAGGTGATAGATCTCGATGAGCTGAGGATGCTGGCCGCTCAGGGCGTCCCGGATGCGGCCGGAGTCCGTTCGACAGTGTGGAAG CTGCTACTGGGCTATCTGCCCAACGATCGCTCGCTGTGGGAGCAGGAGCTGGCAAAGAAGAGATCACAGTACGCAGCTTTCAAAGATGAGTTTCTTAGCAACCCT GTAGAAACAGCGCGGCAAGTGGAAAGAGAAGGCAACAACAACGATAATGCAGAGCATGTTGAGAATGGGTTGCTCCACAGGTCAGAGGTAACCCAAGAGGAGCACCCTTTGATCCTTGGGAAGACCAGTGTTTGGAACAATTTTTTTGAG TACACGGAGATTATGGAACAAATTGACCGCGATGTAAAGCGGACACACCCTGACATGCACTTCTTCTGTGGTGATTCATCTTTTGCAAAGTCCAATCAG GAATCTCTGAAAAATGTGCTGTTAATCTTTGCCAAGCTGAATGCTGGAATAAGATATGTGCAAGGGATGAATGAAATTCTGGCTCCACTCTTCTTTGTCTTTCGGAGTGATCCAGATGATAAAAATGCT AAATTTGCAGAAGCAGATTCATTCTTTTGCTTCGTTGAGTTGCTTAGTGGGTTTAGAGACAACTTCTGCCAGAAACTTGACAACAGTGCTGTTGGCATTCGAGGTACACTTGCGAAATTATCACAACTTGTAGCAAAATATGATGCAGAACTCCAGCACCATTTGGAAATAACGACAGAA GTTAATCCCCAGTTCTATGCATTCAGATGGATAACGTTGTTGCTGACCCAGGAGTTCAACTTTGCCGATACTATTCATATATGGGACACACTATTGAGCGATCCTGACGGTCCCCAG GAAACCTTGCTCAGAATATGCTGCGCAATGCTGATCCTTGTCCGGAAGCGGCTCTTGGCCGGCGATTTCACCTCGAACCTCAAGCTCCTGCAGAACTACCCGCCAACAAACATCAGCCACCTGCTGTACGTCGCGAACAAGCTGCACTGA